One genomic segment of Candidatus Sulfotelmatobacter sp. includes these proteins:
- a CDS encoding NRAMP family divalent metal transporter yields the protein MRVPDARLTAPSGLVITHEDIDRAHDRERVLTTRTQRGPWSRARLLWLLVGPGILVMLGENDGPSMLSYAGTGARYGIGFFLPFVVLTFVMACIVQEMTVRLGAATHRGHAELIFDRFGPFWGWFSMIDLMVGNFLTLVTEFIAIRAGLGFFGIRPAVAVIGAWLVLFVALMAHRYWTWERITLFAAMFNLIFIPVALLSHPHWGAIGSALFTWKPLPGGVTPETVLFLLSNIGATVTPWMLFFQQSAIADKGLTTHDIRFGRIDTVLGATLAALAALATIVATAPLFAHGMSAGNFEGAEFAQALQPFVGHWGSALFALGIFEAGMVAAITISTSSAYAFGEVAHRPHSLNLPFQQGKSFYLVLILEAAAAAGLVLIPDIPLVYIVLLVNVIAVLAMPPALLFLYMLVNDREIMGDLVSPTWANILALGVVLILVAAGLLFGVSVVAPHALALLGGK from the coding sequence TTGCGCGTCCCCGATGCTCGGCTGACCGCACCCTCAGGCCTCGTCATCACCCACGAGGATATCGATCGCGCCCACGACCGCGAACGTGTCCTCACCACGCGCACTCAACGCGGCCCGTGGTCGCGCGCCCGGCTGCTCTGGCTTCTCGTCGGCCCCGGCATCCTCGTCATGCTCGGCGAAAACGACGGCCCCAGCATGCTGTCCTACGCCGGGACCGGCGCGCGTTACGGCATCGGATTCTTTCTGCCCTTCGTTGTGCTCACGTTCGTCATGGCGTGCATCGTCCAGGAAATGACAGTGCGTCTCGGCGCGGCCACGCATCGCGGCCATGCCGAACTCATCTTCGACCGCTTCGGCCCTTTCTGGGGATGGTTTTCCATGATCGACCTGATGGTCGGCAACTTCCTCACGCTGGTCACCGAATTCATCGCCATCCGCGCGGGCCTGGGATTCTTCGGCATTCGCCCCGCGGTCGCCGTCATTGGCGCATGGCTGGTGCTGTTCGTCGCTTTGATGGCACACCGCTACTGGACCTGGGAGCGCATCACTCTGTTCGCCGCCATGTTCAACCTGATATTCATCCCGGTCGCTCTGTTGAGCCATCCACACTGGGGTGCGATCGGCAGCGCACTGTTTACCTGGAAGCCCCTGCCCGGCGGAGTTACACCGGAAACGGTTCTCTTCCTGCTCTCCAACATCGGCGCAACGGTCACTCCCTGGATGCTTTTTTTCCAGCAGAGCGCCATCGCCGACAAAGGCCTGACCACTCACGATATTCGCTTCGGCCGCATCGACACCGTTCTGGGCGCGACCCTGGCGGCGCTGGCCGCACTCGCGACGATCGTCGCGACCGCGCCTCTGTTCGCGCACGGCATGTCCGCCGGAAATTTCGAAGGCGCCGAGTTCGCCCAGGCTCTGCAACCGTTCGTCGGACACTGGGGATCGGCTCTGTTTGCGCTTGGCATTTTTGAAGCCGGAATGGTGGCGGCCATCACGATTTCAACTTCTTCCGCGTACGCCTTCGGAGAAGTCGCGCACCGCCCGCACAGCCTGAATCTGCCCTTTCAGCAGGGAAAATCTTTTTATCTGGTCCTGATTCTCGAAGCCGCGGCCGCCGCCGGCCTGGTATTAATCCCCGACATCCCGCTGGTTTACATCGTGCTGCTGGTCAACGTGATTGCAGTCCTGGCCATGCCCCCCGCGCTTCTTTTTCTCTACATGCTGGTGAACGACCGCGAAATCATGGGCGATCTGGTGAGTCCTACCTGGGCGAACATTCTTGCGCTCGGCGTAGTGCTTATCCTCGTCGCAGCCGGGCTCCTGTTCGGCGTGAGCGTAGTCGCACCCCACGCCCTCGCGTTGCTGGGGGGAAAGTAA
- the acnA gene encoding aconitate hydratase AcnA, which translates to MSVNSFNSKSTLKVSDKEYEIYRLDALDQQGISTKHLPFSLRILLENLLRTEDGRNVTKDEIRALAAWNRYSKPEKEIAFTPSRVLLQDFTGVPCVVDLAAMRDAMKTLGGDPALINPLQPVELVIDHSVQVDEFGTAQAFDLNALLEFQRNKERYSFLRWGQTGFRNLSIVPPDTGIVHQVNLEYLARVVFVNETPGKRVAYPDTLVGTDSHTTMINGLGVLGWGVGGIEAEAAMLGQPVSMLIPLVVGVKLSGRLREGATATDLVLTVTEMLRKHGVVGKFVEFFGPGLRDLPLADRATIANMSPEYGATCGIFPIDKETLKYLRLTGRSEEQIALVEAYAREQGIFHDEKTAEAEYSELLSLDLATVEPSLAGPKRPQDRVVLSQAGESFQKALPSLIKPKAAAASTSTAAANKTTTKEHWELEGGSPAAIGVEDPNVHEHVPASVKNSLKHGSVVIAAITSCTNTSNPSVLIGAGLLAKKAVEKGLTMPAWVKTSLAPGSKTVTEYLAKAGLTPYLEKLKFHLVGYGCTTCIGNSGPLPEEVSKAIDENELVVASVLSGNRNFEGRINSEVRANYLMSPPLVVAFALAGRIDIDLRKDPIGKGRDGQPVYMADIWPSQREIEETLQQSISSDMFSKSYADVFSGDERWRGLAVPKGETYAWEKDSTYIRQAPYFDDMAVKPEPVHDIKKARVLAVLGDSVTTDHISPAGSIKKDSPAGKYLQEHGVKPGDFNSYGSRRGNHEVMVRGTFANVRLRNKLVATEGGFTRHLPTGTEMSIFDASEKYRAAGTPLVILAGKEYGAGSSRDWAAKGPALLGVRAVIAESYERIHRSNLVGMGVLPLQFPAGQNAESLKLTGEEVFEITGIRDLVEKFAAGSKVKVRASAKGSPDIEFNALVRIDTPQEALYYANGGILQYVLRQLLKG; encoded by the coding sequence ATGTCCGTGAATAGTTTCAACAGCAAATCTACCCTCAAGGTCAGCGACAAAGAATACGAAATTTACCGCCTCGACGCGCTCGACCAGCAAGGCATCTCGACCAAACACCTGCCCTTCTCGCTGCGCATCCTGCTGGAAAACTTGCTGCGAACCGAAGACGGGCGCAACGTGACCAAGGACGAAATTCGCGCCCTCGCCGCCTGGAACAGGTATTCGAAGCCGGAAAAAGAAATTGCCTTCACCCCCAGCCGCGTCCTCTTGCAGGATTTCACCGGCGTCCCTTGCGTCGTCGATCTCGCCGCCATGCGTGACGCCATGAAAACTCTGGGCGGCGACCCCGCGCTGATCAATCCCCTGCAACCGGTCGAATTGGTCATCGACCACTCGGTTCAAGTCGACGAGTTCGGCACGGCACAAGCTTTCGATCTAAATGCCCTGCTCGAATTCCAACGCAACAAAGAGCGCTATTCTTTTCTGCGCTGGGGCCAAACCGGATTCCGCAACCTCTCCATCGTCCCCCCAGACACCGGCATCGTCCATCAAGTCAACCTCGAATATCTAGCCCGCGTAGTCTTCGTCAATGAAACTCCCGGCAAACGCGTGGCGTATCCCGATACGCTCGTCGGAACAGACAGTCATACAACCATGATTAATGGGTTGGGGGTGTTGGGATGGGGCGTCGGTGGGATTGAAGCTGAGGCGGCGATGCTCGGGCAGCCGGTGTCCATGCTGATTCCGCTGGTAGTGGGCGTGAAGCTTTCCGGAAGATTGCGCGAAGGCGCGACCGCGACCGATCTCGTTCTCACCGTCACCGAAATGCTGCGCAAGCACGGCGTCGTAGGAAAGTTCGTCGAATTCTTTGGCCCGGGCCTGCGCGACCTGCCGCTCGCAGACCGCGCCACAATCGCCAATATGTCCCCAGAATACGGGGCAACTTGTGGAATTTTCCCGATTGATAAAGAGACGTTGAAATATTTGCGGTTGACTGGACGCAGCGAGGAGCAGATTGCGTTGGTCGAGGCTTATGCACGCGAGCAGGGAATTTTTCACGACGAGAAGACCGCGGAGGCGGAGTACTCTGAACTGCTTTCGCTCGATCTTGCAACCGTGGAGCCGAGTCTGGCGGGGCCGAAGCGTCCACAGGATCGCGTGGTGTTGTCGCAGGCGGGCGAGTCGTTTCAGAAGGCGTTGCCTTCGCTGATCAAGCCGAAGGCTGCGGCTGCATCAACGTCAACCGCGGCCGCAAACAAGACCACGACGAAGGAGCACTGGGAACTTGAAGGTGGCAGCCCTGCTGCGATCGGCGTGGAAGATCCGAACGTTCATGAGCATGTGCCGGCGTCGGTGAAGAATTCGCTGAAGCACGGCAGTGTCGTGATTGCGGCGATCACGTCGTGCACCAACACTTCGAATCCTTCGGTGCTGATTGGCGCGGGGTTGCTGGCGAAAAAAGCCGTCGAAAAGGGTTTGACCATGCCGGCGTGGGTGAAAACTTCTCTGGCTCCGGGATCGAAAACGGTGACCGAGTATCTGGCGAAGGCTGGGTTAACGCCGTATCTCGAGAAATTGAAGTTTCATCTGGTCGGTTATGGATGCACGACTTGCATCGGCAACTCGGGGCCGCTGCCGGAAGAAGTTTCGAAGGCGATCGACGAGAACGAGTTGGTCGTCGCGTCAGTGCTTTCCGGGAATCGCAATTTTGAGGGCCGCATCAACTCGGAAGTGCGCGCGAACTATTTGATGTCGCCGCCGCTGGTCGTGGCATTTGCGTTGGCGGGGCGCATCGACATTGACTTGCGCAAGGACCCGATTGGCAAAGGCCGCGACGGGCAACCGGTGTACATGGCCGACATCTGGCCGTCGCAGCGCGAGATTGAAGAGACCTTGCAGCAATCGATTTCGTCGGACATGTTCTCGAAATCTTACGCCGACGTGTTTTCGGGAGACGAGCGCTGGCGCGGGCTCGCCGTGCCTAAGGGCGAGACCTATGCGTGGGAAAAAGATTCCACTTACATTCGCCAGGCTCCGTATTTCGACGACATGGCGGTGAAACCGGAGCCGGTGCACGACATCAAGAAGGCGCGCGTGCTGGCGGTTCTCGGCGACAGCGTCACCACCGACCACATTTCGCCGGCGGGATCGATCAAGAAAGATAGTCCCGCGGGAAAATATTTGCAGGAACATGGCGTGAAGCCGGGGGATTTTAATTCTTACGGTTCGCGCCGCGGCAATCACGAAGTGATGGTGCGCGGAACTTTTGCCAACGTCCGACTGCGCAACAAGCTGGTCGCTACCGAAGGCGGATTCACGCGGCATCTGCCCACGGGAACCGAAATGTCGATCTTCGATGCGTCAGAAAAATATCGCGCGGCCGGCACGCCGCTCGTGATTCTCGCGGGCAAAGAATATGGAGCAGGCTCCTCGCGCGACTGGGCCGCCAAAGGCCCGGCCCTGCTGGGCGTGCGCGCCGTGATCGCCGAAAGCTACGAACGCATCCACCGCTCGAATCTGGTGGGCATGGGCGTGCTGCCGCTGCAATTTCCCGCGGGGCAGAATGCCGAGTCGCTCAAGCTGACCGGTGAGGAAGTATTCGAGATCACCGGCATCCGCGACCTGGTCGAGAAGTTCGCCGCAGGAAGCAAAGTGAAAGTGCGCGCGTCGGCGAAAGGCAGTCCAGATATCGAGTTCAACGCTCTGGTCCGCATCGATACGCCGCAGGAAGCGCTGTATTACGCGAACGGCGGGATCTTGCAGTATGTGTTGCGGCAGTTGTTGAAAGGTTAA
- a CDS encoding adenylosuccinate synthetase has protein sequence MSSRVRKVVMVCRTYPIRVQDPPKGTSGPMSLPIEWSDVAQRSGIALAKLKKTEKTSTTNRDRRVSEFDWALLRKAAALNGPTDVALTFADYLHKNNENARRFEQLNVDDIQFIEQVEIVAAAPVSLISTRFDFRSIIDRRAW, from the coding sequence ATGTCGAGTCGAGTGCGAAAAGTTGTTATGGTGTGCCGTACTTATCCCATAAGAGTGCAGGATCCGCCCAAAGGCACTTCTGGACCAATGTCTCTCCCAATCGAATGGAGCGATGTGGCACAGCGTAGTGGCATCGCCTTGGCAAAGCTGAAGAAAACCGAGAAGACTTCCACTACGAATCGTGATCGCCGGGTCAGCGAGTTTGACTGGGCTCTGCTTCGTAAGGCCGCCGCTTTGAACGGCCCGACAGACGTGGCCCTAACATTCGCAGACTACTTACACAAAAACAATGAAAATGCTCGACGATTCGAACAGTTGAACGTTGATGACATCCAGTTCATTGAACAAGTAGAGATAGTTGCTGCTGCCCCTGTGAGTTTGATTTCTACTAGGTTCGACTTCCGTAGCATCATAGATCGGCGGGCGTGGTAA
- a CDS encoding adenylosuccinate synthetase → MPKLIVLISGSVSAGKSTLSDNLRRQYTASRLKTKDVLQDLALSKLKKTLPAERTALQQFGTELDKETGGEWVLNALKRHIVDGKIGQDDVVVVDAVRILEQIKAIRKSYGFAVKHVHLEASPPALAKRYKARGNVSLKELRTYSAVEKDPTESRVALLRNSADFVVNTERCTAEDVLVRVATYLGLVTRDYSRLVDVYVGGQFGSEGKGHIISYVAREYQVLVRVGGPNAGHKVFMDEGAVTHHQLQLLIGNQQR, encoded by the coding sequence ATGCCAAAACTGATCGTTCTAATTTCTGGAAGTGTCTCTGCAGGCAAAAGCACGCTTTCTGACAATCTACGGAGGCAGTACACTGCAAGCAGGCTAAAGACGAAGGACGTTCTGCAAGACCTAGCTCTCTCGAAACTTAAGAAGACGTTGCCAGCAGAACGGACGGCTCTACAACAATTCGGAACCGAACTCGACAAAGAAACCGGCGGGGAGTGGGTTCTCAATGCGCTGAAAAGACATATTGTCGACGGAAAAATAGGGCAAGACGATGTAGTTGTTGTTGATGCAGTTCGAATTCTCGAACAAATAAAAGCGATCCGCAAGTCGTACGGTTTTGCTGTCAAGCACGTCCATCTGGAAGCGTCGCCGCCTGCTCTCGCCAAGCGATACAAGGCTCGTGGAAATGTCAGCTTAAAAGAGCTGCGCACTTATTCCGCGGTCGAGAAAGACCCGACGGAATCGCGCGTCGCGCTCTTAAGAAATTCGGCAGACTTTGTTGTAAACACAGAGCGCTGCACAGCGGAAGATGTTTTGGTTCGCGTAGCAACCTACTTGGGATTGGTTACTCGCGATTATTCTCGGTTGGTTGACGTGTACGTAGGAGGGCAGTTTGGGAGCGAAGGTAAAGGCCATATCATTTCTTACGTAGCTCGCGAATATCAGGTACTTGTGCGTGTCGGAGGTCCCAATGCCGGGCACAAAGTCTTCATGGATGAAGGGGCAGTCACACATCATCAGCTACAGCTTCTGATAGGCAACCAGCAACGGTAG
- a CDS encoding group I intron-associated PD-(D/E)XK endonuclease, which yields MQMEQWEKFRTFKQRGEWVELLFMAAAALRGFGISKPWGDSAACDVGIHHGSNYLRVQVKSSSYRRGTGYYCEFKPQDFQTGYSLEQVDLFAAYVIPTDAWYLIPAAVLLRQHIQGLQLCPVRPSTRCPYLYEKYREAWKMLAKNRCALSRLGNR from the coding sequence ATGCAGATGGAGCAGTGGGAGAAGTTCAGGACGTTCAAACAACGGGGCGAATGGGTCGAGTTACTATTCATGGCAGCTGCGGCGTTACGCGGATTCGGAATCTCCAAGCCATGGGGAGATTCCGCGGCCTGCGATGTCGGTATCCATCACGGATCGAACTATTTACGCGTGCAAGTTAAGTCGAGCAGCTACCGGCGGGGCACTGGGTACTACTGCGAGTTCAAACCGCAGGATTTCCAGACCGGCTACAGCCTCGAGCAGGTTGATCTGTTCGCCGCCTATGTGATTCCAACGGACGCTTGGTACCTCATCCCCGCTGCTGTACTCCTGCGTCAGCACATTCAAGGCCTCCAGCTCTGCCCGGTGCGGCCCTCGACGCGATGCCCTTACCTCTATGAGAAGTACCGCGAAGCCTGGAAAATGCTCGCCAAGAATCGGTGCGCCCTGTCGCGTCTCGGAAATCGCTAG
- a CDS encoding ImmA/IrrE family metallo-endopeptidase produces MRALSRGRDPIEAITSEARDLVFRALELGWQGPPFDPFKLAELLGIQTQPTTEVLDARTVPVGGRFRIEFNPDRPRRRTRYSVFHEIAHTLFPDCADTIRHRGTHNAARRDDWQLETLCNMAAAEFLLPTGALKQIDTLRASVDTVLALREKYEASAEAALLRICRLTSETALAFSSHRDAAGRYVIDYATPTASAAQWSLRPGWNLPTKTAAAECTAIGFTAKQSEHWSPLGDVNLECVGIAPFPLDIYPRVIGFLRPPQEQSRAGLPITYVRGDATSTRGDGSKVLVQVVNDGAFTWGGGGFAAAVKNKWPSAQRAFTLEVTNDKAKLKLGNVIANELQPNVVLTSLVAQHGYGPSPRPRIRYGALRDGLLQVAKIAKAKNATVHMPRIGTGLAGGAWPVVEEIVREVLVQAAIKVFVYDLPQGKERAKAQQDLAFTA; encoded by the coding sequence GTGCGCGCTCTCAGTCGTGGACGTGATCCTATTGAGGCAATAACCTCAGAGGCCAGAGATCTTGTTTTCCGCGCACTGGAGCTTGGCTGGCAAGGCCCGCCTTTTGATCCATTCAAACTTGCCGAGTTATTAGGGATTCAGACCCAGCCTACAACAGAAGTGCTGGATGCGAGGACAGTGCCGGTTGGGGGTCGTTTCAGGATTGAGTTCAACCCTGACAGACCACGAAGACGAACTCGATATTCCGTCTTTCATGAAATAGCACACACGCTTTTTCCGGATTGTGCAGACACGATCCGTCATCGTGGTACGCACAACGCAGCCAGACGCGATGACTGGCAATTAGAAACTTTGTGCAACATGGCTGCGGCTGAATTCCTTTTGCCTACAGGGGCACTAAAGCAAATCGATACTTTGCGGGCTTCTGTCGATACAGTTTTGGCGTTACGGGAAAAATACGAAGCCTCTGCTGAAGCAGCCCTTCTTCGCATCTGCCGCTTGACGAGCGAAACGGCGTTGGCATTTTCTTCTCATCGCGATGCAGCTGGGCGATACGTAATCGACTATGCAACGCCTACAGCGAGCGCCGCCCAATGGTCACTCCGGCCTGGATGGAACCTACCAACGAAAACTGCAGCTGCCGAGTGCACTGCCATCGGCTTCACAGCTAAGCAAAGCGAACACTGGTCTCCATTAGGGGATGTGAACTTGGAATGCGTAGGTATTGCACCATTCCCGCTGGACATTTATCCCCGCGTAATTGGCTTTCTACGACCGCCGCAGGAACAATCTAGGGCCGGGCTGCCGATAACGTATGTTCGAGGTGACGCGACCTCAACTCGGGGAGACGGTAGCAAGGTACTGGTGCAGGTCGTTAATGACGGTGCTTTTACGTGGGGAGGGGGGGGCTTTGCAGCAGCCGTAAAGAATAAATGGCCCTCGGCACAGCGCGCCTTTACTCTAGAGGTGACGAACGACAAAGCAAAGTTGAAGCTCGGAAATGTGATTGCGAATGAACTACAGCCCAATGTGGTCTTGACCAGCCTTGTTGCACAACATGGATATGGCCCGTCGCCACGTCCCCGCATTCGCTACGGGGCGCTTCGTGATGGTTTATTGCAAGTGGCCAAGATCGCCAAAGCAAAAAACGCTACAGTTCATATGCCCCGTATAGGAACAGGACTGGCTGGCGGCGCTTGGCCCGTCGTTGAGGAAATCGTCCGTGAAGTTCTAGTTCAAGCCGCAATAAAAGTGTTCGTGTATGACTTACCTCAGGGGAAGGAAAGGGCCAAGGCACAGCAAGACCTAGCGTTCACAGCGTAA